A genomic segment from Glycine soja cultivar W05 chromosome 20, ASM419377v2, whole genome shotgun sequence encodes:
- the LOC114403572 gene encoding uncharacterized protein LOC114403572: protein MARIADKIKTIDGSKETLKLAIRIIELWFVGTLGRSEQAEMGDQIHVVCKQDQLKAWKMDLKEGCTYVMHNFRVSKNDGQYRVCDHPYKLTFIGVTVVRQCELDGLPFKKYGFVDFSDVIAGQYYNIIGVVDEVVFRHISPRSKRVVFKLMNLSNQLLSCTLWDDYCVQFLEYLNHHESEGPIIVLLTNARIKEGQGSYPCSVSNSLKASKLTINELVAPIEEFNQKYLPHEFVYVTVGTITRIVMDNRSWCYAACIQYRVEVMVNYKNESTKFLLWDRECTELIGQSANEVNTLKIEDGDLDVNASPKALDKLLGHLLAFKVKI from the exons ATGGCACGTATTGCTGACAAGATAAAAACCATTGATGGATCTAAAGAAACTCTGAAACTTGCTATAAGGATAATTGAGCTCTGGTTTGTTGGGACGCTGGGCAGGTCTGAACAAGCTGAGATG gGTGATCAAATCCATGTGGTCTGTAAGCAAGACCAGTTAAAGGCATGGAAAATGGATTTGAAGGAAGGTTGTACTTATGTGATGCACAATTTTAGAGTCAGCAAGAATGATGGACAGTACAGAGTTTGTGATCATCCATATAAATTGACATTTATTGGAGTTACGGTTGTCAGACAGTGTGAATTGGATGGCCTTCCTTTTAAAAAGTATGGATTTGTAGATTTTTCGGATGTCATTGCTGGCCAATATTACA aCATCATTGGTGTGGTTGACGAGGTTGTCTTTCGTCATATTTCACCCAGAAGTAAGAGAGTTGTTTTTAAGCTTATGAATTTGAG taaccaattgttgtcttgcaCTCTATGGGACGATTATTGTGTCCAATTTCTGGAATATTTGAATCACCATGAGAGTGAAGGGCCTATTATTGTGTTGTTGACGAATGCCAGAATTAAAGAGGGTCAGG GATCCTATCCATGCTCAGTTAGCAATTCTTTGAAGGCTTCTAAATTGACTATTAATGAGCTAGTGGCACCAATTGAAGAATTCAATCAGAAGTATTTGCCTCAT GAGTTTGTTTATGTTACTGTTGGTACAATCACGAGGATTGTTATGGACAATCGTTCATGGTGTTATGCAGCTTGCATTCA ATATAGAGTTGAAGTGATGgtcaattataaaaatgaaagcaCAAAATTTCTCCTGTGGGATCGTGAATGCACTGAATTGATTGGGCAGTCAGCTAATGAAGTCAATACCCTCAAAATAGAA GATGGTGATCTGGATGTAAATGCCTCCCCAAAAGCACTTGATAAACTATTGGGTCATTTGCTCGCCTTCAAAGTCAAAATCTAG
- the LOC114403573 gene encoding uncharacterized protein LOC114403573, which produces MVASSGIASLLLPGGKIAHSKLKIPGSIFEDSTCNIHQGTQLAELLNEASLIIWDEAPMAHKFCFEALDQSLRDVIKAKSSSDKIFGGKVMVFGGDFQQILPFIPRGSRSDIVNATINSSYLWNHCHVLTLLKNMRIEANTDATNREETAAFAEWILNIGDGIAGQQNDGYGSIEIPKDLLITEYDDPLLQ; this is translated from the coding sequence ATGGTTGCTTCTAGCGGCATAGCTTCTTTGTTATTGCCTGGAGGAAAAATAGcacattcaaaattaaaaattcctgGTTCGATATTTGAAGACTCGACATGCAATATTCATCAAGGAACACAATTGGCTGAATTATTGAATGAAGCAAGTCTTATCATCTGGGATGAAGCCCCCATGGCTCACAAGTTCTGTTTTGAAGCACTTGATCAAAGTCTAAGAGATGTTATTAAGGCGAAATCAAGTTCTGATAAAATCTTTGGTGGTAAAGTTATGGTATTTGGTGGAGATTTTCAGCAGATTCTGCCATTCATTCCTAGGGGTAGCCGGTCTGACATTGTTAATGCAACTATAAATTCATCTTATCTATGGAATCATTGCCATGTTTTGACACTATTGAAAAACATGCGTATAGAAGCCAATACAGATGCAACAAACAGAGAAGAAACTGCAGCCTTTGCAGAGTGGATCCTTAATATTGGTGATGGAATTGCTGGCCAACAAAATGATGGTTATGGTTCAATTGAAATTCCAAAAGATTTGTTAATCACAGAATATGATGACCCACTATTGCAATAG